From a region of the Lactuca sativa cultivar Salinas chromosome 4, Lsat_Salinas_v11, whole genome shotgun sequence genome:
- the LOC122197552 gene encoding 30S ribosomal protein S2, chloroplastic encodes MARRYWNINLEEMMEAGVHLGHGTRKWNPKTAPYISTKRKGIHVTNLTRTAHFLSEACNLVFDAASKGKQFLIVGTKNKESYSIAWATIRVRCHYVNKKWVGGMLTNWSTTETRLHKFRDLRTEQKTGGLDHLLKRDAAMKKIDA; translated from the coding sequence ATGGCAAGAAGATATTGGAACATTAATTTAGAAGAGATGATGGAAGCaggagttcatttgggccatggtaCTAGGAAATGGAATCCTAAAACGGCACCTTATATCTCTACAAaacgtaaaggtattcatgttACAAATCTTACTAGAACTGCTCATTTTTTATCAGAAGCTTGTAATTTGGTTTTTGATGCAGCAAGTAAAGGAAAACAATTCTTAATTGTTGGAACGAAAAATAAAGAATCTTATTCAATAGCATGGGCTACAATAAGGGTTCGGTGTCATTATGTTAATAAAAAATGGGTCGGTGGTATGTTAACGAATTGGTCCACTACAGAAACAAGACTTCATAAGTTTAGAGACTTGAGAACCGAACAAAAAACAGGGGGGCTCGACCATCTTCTGAAAAGAGATGCGGCTATGAAGAAAATTGATGCATAA